The nucleotide window TGCATCGCGGGTCGGTCGATCACCTGATACTCTGCCAGATCCTGCATCGTGATGCGGTTGCCTCCAGCGCGCAGATCGGCGACCAGGCTTTCACCGATCTGGCCGTGATAGAAATCGGCGGCACCATGATCACGCAACCGGCTTAGCGTTTTGGCCAGTCGAGGGATGAACAGCCGCTCGCCGATCTGCAAAGGACGGCCGCGCGGCATATAGATGGACGAGCTGGCCGGGTCGATCGAGATCACCTCGGCCTCGGTCGCAATCAGCAGTGTCGTGTACCAGCTGGCCGGGATCCCGGTTTCGGCCAACGTGATCGCCGGATCCAGCGCCGCGCCGAAGCCCCGCTTGCCATAAGTCTGCGCCGCATGGGACAGGCCCGCCACCGCTCCGGGCAGAGTCGCCGCCGATGCGCCCCGCGTGTTGCGCCAGTCTTTCACAGCTGGAAAACCCATCAGCGTGGGCGGAAGATCTGGATCCACGGGATAATCGGCCACGGTCAAGGCGCGTGGCAGCACACCCTGAAAATCCAGCGCGACTGCACGCTGTTCACGGGCCAGCCAGACAACCATGAAACCGCTGCCGCCCAATCCACACATCCAGGGCTCGACCACGGCCAGCGTCAGCGCCGCAGCCACTGCGGCATCGACCGCATTCCCTCCGCAGCGCAGCAGTTTGGCCCCCGCCTCTGCCGCCAGCACATGCTGGGCTGCGACCATGCCGCGTGCATCCTTCACGGCGGATTTGTGGACGGTCCATTGATCGCGCGGCCAGGGCAGAGGGTGCATTTGCGTCTTTCCGGGAGTGAAGCGAAGGGGCTTGTGTGAAGGATCGGCTTGGATATACTGACGATATATTGAAGTGGGAGTCGGCCTGTGATCAAGCGCAAAAGCGACGAAGCTCATGCGATTTTACGCCAGAGGATCATGTGCGCAGACCTCGCACCCGGCGCGATCATCGACGACCGCGAGTTGATGGAACAGTTGGGCATCGGCCGCACTCCCTTGCGGGAATCCATCGTCCGATTGGAGCAGGAGGGGCTTGTGGTCTCACGCGGGCGGCGGGGCTACTTCGTAGCAGAAACCTCGCCCCTTGATCTGTTCCGCGCCTTCGAAATCCGGCGCGAGATCGAGTGCTTTGCCGCAGGACGTGCCGCCGAACGCCGGAATGACAAAGATATCGAGGCGTTTGAAGCGTTCTTCATGCGGCTGGAAGCCGAGCTTGCGGACCACCGTAATGACGTGCCCTGGAACCTTGAGGCGGATGAGGAATTCCATTGCCTGGTCGCTACCGCTTCGGACAACAGGTTTGCCGCGCAATATCAGTCCTTCCTGTTCGGCCTTTCGGTGCGCAGCCTGTATCTGTCGCGCGTTCCGGTTACGCTGGTCCATGAGGAAATTGACGACTATCGCGCCATGTTCGAGGCCATCCGTCGCCGCGAAGCGGACGAGGCCGAAACTCTGATGCGCAAGCACCTGACCATCAGCCCGCTGCAAGGCCTGATGAGCGAGGCGTCGGTCTCGGCATTGCGGAAATCGGTCTGATGCGCCGAGCAGCACGTGATCGGATGGTGACGACGGCAATGCTGGCGCCGTCGGTTGTGCTGCTGATCGTTTTCGTGATGATCCCGCTATGTGTCGTGGCGGCCTACAGCTTTGCGGGCCGCGATGCCTATGGCGGTGTCGTGCCGGGATTCAGCCTCGATAATTATCGCGCGCTGTTTGAGAGCAATTATCTGCTGGTCTTCGTGAACTCTTTCGAGCTGGCGGCGGTCACGACGGTGCTGAGCGTGCTGCTGGCCTATCCCGTGGCCTATTTCATAGCTTTCCGGGCCGGTCTCTGGGGGCCGGTGTTGCTGGTGTTGATGCTGGTCCCGTTCTGGATCAACTTCCTGATCCGGATCTCGGCATGGGTCGTGCTGCTGGGGCGGGGCGGGCTGGTCAACCAAAGCGCCATGACCCTGGGCATCATCGACGCGCCGGTGGGAATGCTGGGAACCTTTGGCGCCACGATGGTGGGGATGGTCTATGCTTTCTTGCCGTTGGCGGTGTTCCCGATCTATGCAGCGCTGCAGCCCATAGACCGCAAGCTAATCGAGGCGGGCGCCGATCTGGGTGCCGGGCCGGCCGAGACCTTCTGGCGAATCACCCTGCCGTTGTCGCTTCCCGGCGTGCTGGCGGCGGTGCTGTTCGTCTTCGTGCCCTCAATGGGAGTGTTTGCGATCCCCGTGCTGCTGGGGGGCGGCAAATCGGTGATCCTAGGCAACTTGATCGTCCAGCTGTTCCTGGAATTCCGCAACATCCCTCTGGGGGCAGCGGTCTCGATGCTGATGCTGGCCTTCACCGGCTTCGGCATCCTGCTTTACATGCGCGCGCTTGCCCGGATCGAGGGGGCAAGATGACCCCCGCCAAGACAGCTGTCGCCCCGCGCAAACCCGGCTGGCTACGCCGCACCTTCTTGCACGGGATTTCCGGCTGGATGACGCTGGCTGTCTATCTGTTCATGTTCATGCCCATCGTGGTGCTGATCGTCTTTTCCTTCAACGACGCCAAATCAACCGTGATCTGGAAAGGCTTCTCGCTGCGCTGGTATGGCGAGGTGTTCGACAACCGCAACATCGGCAAGGCCCTGCATGTCAGCCTGATCGTGGCGCTGGCCAGTGCGGTGATTTCCACCACCATCGGCACGCTGGCCGCCGTGGCAATCACCAGGCGCAAGTTCTGGGGGCAGAATCTTCTGGCGGCCGGGCTGGCCGCGCCCTTGGTGCTGCCGGAAATCGTGCTGGGTGTGGCGCTGCTGGTGGCGATGTCCTTCGCTGGTGTCACGCTGGGCTATCCAACCATGATTATGGGCCATGTTCTGGTCTCGATACCCTTTGCCACGCTGATCGTGCGGGCCGCCGCCTCCTCTCTGGATGCGCGGACCGAGGATGCCGCCGCCGACCTCGGCGCGAATGAGTGGCAGACCTTCCGCATGGTGACGCTGCCGCAGCTGGCCCCGGCGATCTTCACGGCGCTGATCCTGTCGGCCACGCTGTCCTTTGACAATCTGGTGATGTCCACCTTCACCAATGGCGTCGGAACGACCACGCTGCCGCTGCGGATCTATTCGATGCTGAAACTTGGCATCACGCCCGAGATCAACGCGCTTGGCGCGCTGATGGTTCTGGTCAACATCGCGGTCATCCTGATCGTGATGGGCCGGTATCTGCCCCTGCTTTTGAAAACAAACCGGCGCTGAACAGCCGGACCACTCCCAACAGAGGAATGCCCCATGAAACGCCTGACCTGTCCCATCGCTCTGTCACTGACCACGCTTTTGCTGACCTCGGCCGCCTCGGCAGAAGATCTGAACATCTTCGGCTGGGCCAATGAAATGCCCGACGCCGTGCTTGAGGATTTTGAAGCGGAAACCGGCATCAGCGTGACCTTCGACACCTTCGACAGCAACGAAGCAATGATCGCAAAGCTCGAGGCAGGCGCTTCGGGCTATGATCTGGTGAACCCGTCGCAATACGCGGTGCAGATCCTGAAAAACCGCGGGCTGGTGGACGAGCTGGACCACGCCAGAATCGACACCCTTGCCAATATCGGCGAGTCCTTTACCAAAGTCTCCTATGACACTGGCAACGTCTATTCGATCCCCTATGTCTGGGGCACCACAGGTCTTGCCTATAACAAAAGCTGCGTGATCGAGCCGATCAGCAGCTGGAAGGCGCTGTTCGATCCCCAATAAAAGGGTCGGATCTACATGCTGGACAACATGCTGGCCGCCTATATTGCGGGCCTGCAAGTGAACGGCTTCTCGGCCAACTCGTCCGACCCGGCAGAGATCGAAAGGGCAACCGAGACCCTGATCGCCCAGAAACCGCTGCTGGCAGGCTACAACTCGACCAACTTTGCCGATCTGGTC belongs to Frigidibacter mobilis and includes:
- a CDS encoding ABC transporter permease, with product MRRAARDRMVTTAMLAPSVVLLIVFVMIPLCVVAAYSFAGRDAYGGVVPGFSLDNYRALFESNYLLVFVNSFELAAVTTVLSVLLAYPVAYFIAFRAGLWGPVLLVLMLVPFWINFLIRISAWVVLLGRGGLVNQSAMTLGIIDAPVGMLGTFGATMVGMVYAFLPLAVFPIYAALQPIDRKLIEAGADLGAGPAETFWRITLPLSLPGVLAAVLFVFVPSMGVFAIPVLLGGGKSVILGNLIVQLFLEFRNIPLGAAVSMLMLAFTGFGILLYMRALARIEGAR
- a CDS encoding ABC transporter permease; the protein is MTPAKTAVAPRKPGWLRRTFLHGISGWMTLAVYLFMFMPIVVLIVFSFNDAKSTVIWKGFSLRWYGEVFDNRNIGKALHVSLIVALASAVISTTIGTLAAVAITRRKFWGQNLLAAGLAAPLVLPEIVLGVALLVAMSFAGVTLGYPTMIMGHVLVSIPFATLIVRAAASSLDARTEDAAADLGANEWQTFRMVTLPQLAPAIFTALILSATLSFDNLVMSTFTNGVGTTTLPLRIYSMLKLGITPEINALGALMVLVNIAVILIVMGRYLPLLLKTNRR
- a CDS encoding GntR family transcriptional regulator; amino-acid sequence: MIKRKSDEAHAILRQRIMCADLAPGAIIDDRELMEQLGIGRTPLRESIVRLEQEGLVVSRGRRGYFVAETSPLDLFRAFEIRREIECFAAGRAAERRNDKDIEAFEAFFMRLEAELADHRNDVPWNLEADEEFHCLVATASDNRFAAQYQSFLFGLSVRSLYLSRVPVTLVHEEIDDYRAMFEAIRRREADEAETLMRKHLTISPLQGLMSEASVSALRKSV
- a CDS encoding gamma-glutamyltransferase, producing MSFVAFALDHRPTPTSIYRQYIQADPSHKPLRFTPGKTQMHPLPWPRDQWTVHKSAVKDARGMVAAQHVLAAEAGAKLLRCGGNAVDAAVAAALTLAVVEPWMCGLGGSGFMVVWLAREQRAVALDFQGVLPRALTVADYPVDPDLPPTLMGFPAVKDWRNTRGASAATLPGAVAGLSHAAQTYGKRGFGAALDPAITLAETGIPASWYTTLLIATEAEVISIDPASSSIYMPRGRPLQIGERLFIPRLAKTLSRLRDHGAADFYHGQIGESLVADLRAGGNRITMQDLAEYQVIDRPAMQARHRGADLYTAGPQSGGQRLCDMLAHVSGAMPTPPERPTPETWLVYANALETAWRAHRIKNGTLAEVGAHTSSLSAADTEGNMVALTYTILDHFGCGVTLPGTGILMNNGVSYFDPRPGLNTTMQGGKRINSSNMCPTVGVRDGQAVFAIGASGGDLIMPAVAQIAALMLDFDMTLEEALHSPRLDASHRGSVRADPRLGQAVLDQLGAHHRLEIASNDVGPKLYAFPSGVAWENGMLSGLSDPFQPDSNARGQG